The genomic window CTTCGGCAACCTGGATCCCCTGAACGTGAACCAGTCGGGGGCGGCGGCCGGAAACGTCAAGTCGCTGGCCAATCCCTCCCCGCCGGCGGCGGCGGGGACCTATCCCCAGACCAGCGCCTACCGGCTGAATGTGATCACCTACTTCATCCAGGTCACGGCCGCCGGCACGCCGCGGCTGATGCGGCAGGTGAACGCGCAGCAAGCGGTGCCCATCGCCGACAATATCGAGAACCTGCAGCTCACCTTCGACATCTTCGACGACAACACGGGCGTGGCCACGGCCAACCTCCCCGACGCCAACAACAAGCCCAACCAGATCCGCCAGGTCAACATCGCGGTGACGGCGCGCACCTCGGCGCGCATCAAGCAGCTGGGCGATTTCCAGCGGCTGACCCTGGGGACCTCGGTGGTGCCGCGGAACCTGAGCTTCCGCGACCGCTATCAGTGAGGCACGTTTCGCAAGGCAAATAAGGAGAGGACGACCATGAGGGGCAGACGGGAGAGCACGGAGAGCGGTTTTGCGTTGCTGGCGGCGCTGTTGATCCTGATCCTGGTGTCGGCGCTGGCCATCGCCCTGATCTACGCGACCACCTCGGAGCAGCGCATCGGGCAGAACGACCTGGAGAACAACCTGGCCTACTACGGCGCCGAGGCCGGGATGGAGAAGATGATGTCGGACCTGGGGCAGCTCTACCAGGCGCAGGCCGCTCCCTCGGCCGCCACCATCCAGGGGCTGGGCGCCTTCCAGCCCGCCCTGCCCAGCACCATCTACACCGAGTATGCCTTCAATTTCCCCAACGGCATCCAGGGGAACGGGGCGCCGGTCTCCACCAACCGCACCATCACCACCGGCCCGGATGCCGGACTGGCCGCCCAGATCGTGCCCATGACGCTGGCGGTGACCGCCGCCCGGCCCAGCGGAGCGCAGGTGCGCATGACGCGCAGCGTGGAAGTGGCGTTGATCCCGGTCTTCCAGTTCGGCATCTTCTCCGATGGCGACCTCAGCACCTACGCCGGCCCCCTCCTCGATTTCACCGGGCGCGTGCACACCAACGGCAACTTCTTCCTGGCGGCGGGATCGGGCACCACCTTCCACGCCAAGATCTCGGCGGTCGGGGACGTCATCCGCACCAACCTGGCCAACGGCTGGCCCACCGCCACCAACTACACCGGTTACATCAAGATCCCCACGGCGCCCAATGGTTGTGACGGCGCGCAGCCGGCGTGCCGGCAGTTGGCCAGCACCGAAGGCAGCCTGGTGGGGACCGTGGGCAGCGCGATCAACCCCAACTGGACGACCATCTCGCAGACCACCTACAACGGCATGATCATCAACGGGCGCACCGGCGCCAAGAACCTGCAACTGCCCTTCGTGCAGGGCGGGGTGCAGCCCATCGAGATCATCCGGCGGCCGCAGGCGGGCGAGCTGCCCACCTCGGCGGTGGGCCAGTCGCGCGAGTACAACCTGGCGCAGATCCGGGTGCTGCTGGATGACAACCCTGCCAACCTGCCCGGCGGCGCCGGCGACCCCCAGAACGTCTTCCTCGACAACGTCGGTCCCTATGCGGCCGGGGTCAACGTGGGCGGGACCAACTACTTCTTTGCGGACGGCATCCTGAAGGCGTCAGCGCCCTCGGCCAAGGCCCAGGACCCGGACTGGACCCAGCCGGTGCAGGTGCCGGCCCTGGCTCCCAATGCGCCCTGGCCGCTGATCGGCGGCTGGCTGCGGGTGGAATACCGCAACGCGGCCGGCAACTATATCCCGGTCACCCAGGAGTGGCTGAGCCTGGGCTTCGCCCGCGGCCTCAACTATCCCAACTCGGAGCAGGGCCGCGCCAACACCGTGCACCCCAACGCCATCCTCATCTTCCAGATGCAGGCGGACCGCAACCTGAACGGGAACACCACCGACGCCAATGAATTCGGCGCCACCGTCAGCGGGGCCAACACCCAGTACGCGTGGTATCCCATCAACTTCTACGACACGCGCGAGGGCGAGGTGCGCGACGTGGCGGCGGGCACCGCCAGCAGCTGCGCCCTGGCCGGGGTCATGAATGCGGTGGAGCTGGACGTGAACAACCTGCGGCGCTGGCTCAGCGGGGCCATCGGCGCCAGCGGCGCGCTGGTCGAGTCCGCCTCCCAGAACGGCTACATCCTCTACTACTCCGACCGGCGCGGCATGCTGCCCAACAGCCAGGGCAACCTGGTGGGCTCGTGGAACTTCGAGGACAACATCGACTCCGCCGTGCCCGATCCGAGCATCCTCGGCCCCAACAACCAAATGGAGCTGTCGGAGAACGTGGACGGCCTGCCCACGCTGGATAAGGCCGGCGCCACCAACCTGGCCAACGCCTTCGCCAACCCGCCGGCGGCTCCCACCACGGTCCAGAACCCGCCTTTGATCGTGAATGGCAACCCTTGGCAACGCATCACCAATTGCACCACCCTGGCGCGCAAGAACCGCGTCACCGGGGCGCGCCATGTGCTCATCGTGGAGGACGGCAGCCTGGGCAACGTACCCATGGCGCCGGGCGGCATCGGCGGCTTCACCGTGGTCGGCGAGCAGCCGGTGTACGTGCTGGGCGACTACAACGCCAACCTGGCTGGCTTCGGCAACCCGCACGCTTCCTCCGCGGTGATTGCCGACGCGGTCACCTTGCTGAGCAACGCCTGGACCACTTACCAGAGCTTGCAGTACCCCACCACCATTTCCTGCGCCGGGAAGCGCTGCGCCTCGACCACCTGGTACCGGGTGGCCA from Terriglobales bacterium includes these protein-coding regions:
- a CDS encoding PilX N-terminal domain-containing pilus assembly protein; translated protein: MRGRRESTESGFALLAALLILILVSALAIALIYATTSEQRIGQNDLENNLAYYGAEAGMEKMMSDLGQLYQAQAAPSAATIQGLGAFQPALPSTIYTEYAFNFPNGIQGNGAPVSTNRTITTGPDAGLAAQIVPMTLAVTAARPSGAQVRMTRSVEVALIPVFQFGIFSDGDLSTYAGPLLDFTGRVHTNGNFFLAAGSGTTFHAKISAVGDVIRTNLANGWPTATNYTGYIKIPTAPNGCDGAQPACRQLASTEGSLVGTVGSAINPNWTTISQTTYNGMIINGRTGAKNLQLPFVQGGVQPIEIIRRPQAGELPTSAVGQSREYNLAQIRVLLDDNPANLPGGAGDPQNVFLDNVGPYAAGVNVGGTNYFFADGILKASAPSAKAQDPDWTQPVQVPALAPNAPWPLIGGWLRVEYRNAAGNYIPVTQEWLSLGFARGLNYPNSEQGRANTVHPNAILIFQMQADRNLNGNTTDANEFGATVSGANTQYAWYPINFYDTREGEVRDVAAGTASSCALAGVMNAVELDVNNLRRWLSGAIGASGALVESASQNGYILYYSDRRGMLPNSQGNLVGSWNFEDNIDSAVPDPSILGPNNQMELSENVDGLPTLDKAGATNLANAFANPPAAPTTVQNPPLIVNGNPWQRITNCTTLARKNRVTGARHVLIVEDGSLGNVPMAPGGIGGFTVVGEQPVYVLGDYNANLAGFGNPHASSAVIADAVTLLSNAWTTYQSLQYPTTISCAGKRCASTTWYRVAIASGKSINFTFYPPNPYASSQDWGTDGGVHNFLRYLETWNGSINYYSGSMVSFYYSQYGNGFFKCCTTVYSPPTPRQYSFDTDFLDPSKMPPGTPKFLDVVNIGFTQDFTPR